Proteins found in one Quercus robur chromosome 2, dhQueRobu3.1, whole genome shotgun sequence genomic segment:
- the LOC126713053 gene encoding dof zinc finger protein DOF3.5: MFTASCDQMLQCPPRPLQIMDRMLKPNVEIAPNCPRCASSNTKFCYYNNYSLSQPRYFCKGCRRYWTKGGSLRNVPVGGGCRKNRRGKSSRQLPQTQRGSVTNSSNYANDQSTDSSSSNGDSSTNGSDIDLAVVFASFLNQNPSNNIEQPEFMTVPDLVPNDSNPQSDSQNCLNSSAFESQKPIEEGDILFQGLGQDEKVQEFMEDDDVNAFGLQSLLGDEVVQDVLWSDTASLPNLMWQPMVQVQELESFQSNDQLRISTNLINDCWSSLDLSGFEVFSRP; this comes from the coding sequence atgttcacagCTAGTTGTGACCAAATGTTGCAGTGCCCTCCTAGGCCACTCCAAATTATGGACAGAATGTTGAAACCCAATGTTGAAATTGCTCCCAATTGCCCTCGTTGTGCTTCCTCCAACACTAAATTTTGCTACTACAACAACTACAGCTTGTCACAGCCTAGGTACTTCTGTAAAGGCTGTAGGAGGTACTGGACCAAAGGTGGTTCTCTCAGAAACGTACCAGTTGGTGGTGGTTGTCGAAAGAATCGTCGCGGCAAGTCGTCTAGGCAGCTCCCACAGACACAGCGGGGTTCGGTAACAAATTCTTCCAATTATGCCAATGACCAATCTACGGATTCTAGTTCCTCTAATGGGGATTCAAGTACCAATGGTTCGGATATTGATCTTGCTGTTGTTTTCGCTAGTTTCTTGAATCAGAACCCAAGCAATAATATTGAGCAGCCAGAGTTCATGACTGTCCCAGACTTAGTGCCTAATGATTCAAACCCACAATCTGACTCGCAGAATTGTTTAAACAGCTCAGCGTTTGAAAGCCAGAAGCCAATTGAAGAGGGTGATATACTGTTCCAAGGACTTGGTCAAGATGAGAAAGTTCAAGAATTCATGGAAGATGACGATGTGAACGCATTTGGGTTGCAGAGTTTATTGGGTGATGAAGTGGTTCAAGATGTTTTGTGGTCAGATACTGCAAGTTTGCCGAATTTAATGTGGCAACCTATGGTTCAAGTGCAAGAATTGGAGTCGTTTCAGTCCAATGATCAGTTAAGAATTTCGACCAATCTAATAAACGATTGCTGGAGTTCCTTGGATCTGTCTGGTTTTGAGGTTTTCTCAAGACCTTGA
- the LOC126713054 gene encoding uncharacterized protein LOC126713054, which produces MASLGEYCTRNCLYLKNSFNILSISQPCNARQFRRSIVTKKHSTRPTFCPLSTGGKMLLINIIQKSKEDQWRLWCTDDGSCGIAPSQPTPIPSASKLIHEFYTAINTKNSEELNESLDPLLSEDCVYQDLFFYIPFQGKKDVKNFLCNVMEAMGHNICAVVKSVSEGEDYSATVIWHLEWNKKEIPFTTGCQFFECEEVEGKLLIRKITGVQELPVKPGDFILKLLKATSTTFDLHPPRIS; this is translated from the exons ATGGCCTCTTTGGGCGAATATTGTACGAGAAATTGCCTGTACTTAAAGAACAGCTTCAACATATTGTCAATTTCCCAACCATGTAATGCAAGGCAATTTAGAAGAAGCATAGTCACCAAGAAGCACAGCACTAGGCCTACATTTTGTCCATTGTCAACTGGAGGGAAAATGTTGTTGATAAATATCATccaaaaaagcaaagaagatCAGTGGAGACTATGGTGCACTGACGATGGATCGTGCGGCATTGCTCCTTCTCAGCCTACACCAATTCCTTCTGCATCAAAATTAATCCATGAATTTTACACTGCAATCAATACCAAGAACAGTGAGGAATTGAACGAGAGTTTGGACCCACTTCTATCAGAAGATTGTGTGTATCAAGACCTTTTCTTTTACATTCCCTTTCAAGGAAAGAAG GATGTCAAAAACTTTTTGTGCAATGTCATGGAAGCGATGGGACACAATATTTGCGCTGTTGTGAAAAGTGTGAGTGAGGGCGAGGATTATTCTGCAACTGTGATTTGGCATCTAG AatggaacaaaaaagaaatacccTTCACCACTGGCTGCCAATTCTTTGAATGTGAAGAAGTTGAGGGAAAGCTTCTTATTAG GAAAATCACTGGCGTGCAAGAATTACCAGTAAAACCTGGTGACTTTATACTG AAACTGTTAAAGGCAACCAGCACTACTTTTGACCTCCACCCACCCAGGATTAGCTGA